In Vigna angularis cultivar LongXiaoDou No.4 chromosome 8, ASM1680809v1, whole genome shotgun sequence, the DNA window tagcaaaggcaaaataagtgggtacttcaaGCAAAGATTTTGTACAAGGAGGTCAACTACGAAGATGACACTCactttggagtgcctaattcatttctaatcatttttttcaacttaaaactgaTGCAGAACAAATTCCTATGCCATTTATACAGAGTTGCATGGCCAatgaacaatatttattaaaactcatgCTGCAAaaacaacaatggtagcaaagaaaaaataagtgggtacttcaaacaaatattttgcACTAGGAAATCAACTACAAAGATGACACTCACTTTGGAATGCCTAATTCATTTCTAATAATcttttcaacttaaaactgaTGTGGAACCAATTACTATACCATTTATGTAGAGTTGCATGGCCAaggaacaatatttattaaaactcatgCTGCAGAAACAATAAtggtagcaaagacaaaataagtgggtacttcaggAAAAGATTTTGTACAAGGAGGTCAACTACGAAGATGACACTCactttggagtgcctaatttatttctaataatcTTTTCAACTTAAAATTGATGTGGAACCAATTACTATACCATTTATGTAGAGTTGCATGGCCAaagaacaatatttattaaaactcatgctgcagaaacaacaatggtagcaaagacaaaataagtgggtacttccGGCAAAGATTTTGCACAAGGAGATCGACTCTGAAGATGACACTAactttggagtgcctaattcatttctaatcatcttttcaacttaaaactgaTGTGAAACCAATTACTATACCATTTATGTAGAGTTGCATGGCCAaggaacaatatttattaaaactcatgctgcagaaacaacaatggtagcgaagacaaaataagtgggtacttcagaCAAAGATTTTGCACAAAGAGATCAACTACGAAGATGACACTCACTTTGGAGTGACtaattcatttataataatcttttcaacttaaaactgaTGCAGAACAAATTACTATGCCATTTATATAGAGTTTCATGGCCAaggaacaatatttattaaaactcatggtgcaaaaacaacaatggtagcaaaggcaaaataagtagGTACTTTTGACAAATATTTTGCACAAGGAGATCAACTCTGAAGATGACACTCactttggagtgcctaattcatttataataatCTTTTCAACTTAAAACTAATGTGGAACCAATTACTATACCATTTATATAGAGTTGCATGACCAaagaacaatatttattaaaactcatgGTGTAGAAACAACTATGGTagcaaaggaaaaataaatggGTACTTCAGGCAAATATCTTGCACATGGAGGTGAACTATGAAGATGacactcattttggagtgcctaatttatATCTAATCATTTTTGCAACTTAAAACTGATGTggaatcaattattatttaaggCAAAGGTTTATTCTTCAAACTTAATGGACATCCAACTCATGTTAATGCATTCATTGACATTTAacccaatttattttcatcatttttttctacATAAAACCTGTGCATAAAAGATTTCATAAATATTCACATCCAAATTTAGTGGGGATTACAAtacaaacatttaaaacattgatCATTTTGATCTTCAAATTTCATGAACAATAAATGTAAGCActcattttctttcaacatttttaacAACAAATATGTACATTCAGTCCTCATTAATACATATCGAAAAAGTTCTAAAGAAACCATTAATAAAGTTGCAAAAATCCCTATTCAACAACATCTACTCAATGCCTAAATCCTGCAACACTTCATCCCTCCGCACATTGTGCACATCCAAAATCTAATCACAAATATATTTCTCCCTAACCTGTTATAGTTCCTcctgcaaagaaaaaaaatgcacaaCATATCAATAAAATGCACAATTTCAATCAAAGCTTCAAaacattatcatttttaaaatgtgatcCATCACTACCAAaccaaacataatacaaaaccatAGTAAAATTAACCCAACAACAACTCAAAAAaccaaacataatacaaaaccatAGTCTAAATAACCCAATATCAACCAGAAACCCAATGAATTCGTACTTTCCAACAAAAAATCGCATCAACCATTAAATGTTCTATACACCTTCATTTCACACTAAACCATACGAGGAAAAACACTCAAATAATACAACAATCCATAAATGcccaaaataatttaaacaccGAACACAAAAAATGCATTACCCAAAAGAACAGAGCCAACCTTCAAAAAACACCTCCAATGGCAGTTTCCAACTTCGATGGTTCCTTGACGCGTAAAGGCGGCGCCTACAAAGTTGCCTTCACCAATTACAGTCCGACCAACTTCAACGGCGACAGTCCGACCACACTTCAATGAAGACGAGCGCTTCTAGGTGGCTGAAACAGAAAACGCTACAACAAACACGTGAACAACGACACTTCGACAAACAAAGGACCGCGACACTTCATTGAAGGTTGCTCTAAAGCAACAGAACAGACAAATGAATTAAACAATATGATCCTCAAAGATACAATAGCAAGAAACTATACAAATTTACacaaaaatatagtttattaatgacAATTAAATACCTCGAGCTTTCTTGATCTAGCCTCTGCTTTAGCACTTTGGAGGTTTACTCAAGTTCGAATTTTTGCTTCTTCTATCTGATACCTACAAACACATTATCATATGTAAAcaacataaagaaaatattaacaaatttattagaaataaaaaaatttacttatgcATTTCAATATTTAGTTCACTTGTTCATAATTTGCTcccaaaaaatataacaatcccgaaatgataaaaaaattcaaataattaaaataagtgaaaatcaccgaacaacaacaagaaaagaaaatcaaaacgaACCACGGAAACTTACAAACTATGTTTTTTCGTCTTCAATGGTGGTTTTCACCTACGACAGTGCTTCCAAACGGAGGTTGTAGTGAAACAAACGACAGGAAGCTTTAAAACCCATGTCAATGGTGGTTTCGGCGTTGAACGGTGCTTCGAAATGGCGGAACCTTCGGGCAGAACGACGACACTCGTGGCTGGTCCGACGAAGACGGACTCCGGCGGCACTCGTGGCTGGTCGGAGGAACACGAACTCCGACGGCAATCGTGGCTGGTCGGAGGAAGACGGACTCCGGCGGCACTCTCACTCTAGGGTTCCCGCTCTCTCTCaagcttctcttctctctctaccAATGCCCCAAATTCAAATTCCAAAACTGAAAATGAAACCCTCAAATTTGAAACCTGCGACTGAAATCTCTTTCCACGTCATTAAAAAATCTGAAACCATTTTCCACCTGGACCAATAGCATTTAGACACCTGtcccgtgtctaaatgttgtcaaaagaggttgttcaagtatcattttcctaaaATAAACCAACTATGTCATGCAATTTAATTTTCTCGGGTGTCACAAGTATTATAATAAAGATTTTATTGCAACATTGTATATATTACAATAAGGTGATGTAGTTACAGAGAAAAAATGCTATTAAATCTATGTTCTAAATTAAACAACTATTGTAATCTACCCTGAAAATGAAGGATACAGTGGAGAAAGACTAGTTGAATTACAAGTCTATAGTTGGTCTTTTATTCACCCAAACACTAAAACGCACTCTGTATTTtaccaaaaacattcacaacaTATTATCCATTGGTCTTTTAGAAGCCACAAATTCTAACCCATAAGCTCGAATCTCCGAGAAGCATGCAGATGAAGACCACCATCAATGTGAAGAGTGAGCATAGTCTTATAATTCACCGATTCATTTTGGACAGCCAGCTTGAATTTGTAGCTGTGacaaagaacagcagcaaaagttTTCATCTGCCTGTATGCAAAATCTTTCCCCAGACAAATTCTTGGACCGCCCTGCATAGTGATAACAAGTTGAATTTCAAAGTTTCAATCACTCAGTTTCAATTATTGCACTTGCTAACCTGAAAGGCTGTGAACTTGAAAGAACTCTCTGGTTGAAAAGTTCCACTTTCATCAAGCCATCTCTCTGGTCGAAATTCCTCTGCATCTTCACCCCAGATGAATTCCATCCTACCCATGGAATATGACTGATATGATATAGAATCACCTTTCCTAATTCTAAATCCATCAGGTAAAGTTTCATCTGATGAGCAAAGTTTGCCATCCTGTACCATCACAGATAAAATCTTTAAACAGAATGGACTCGTAAGGGAGATGCTCATAAAATGTTAAagtttgttaaaatattaacacTTCGCAtaaaaccctttttttttttttttctttttggcttTTTAACGTTTGATTTTTAATGCATATAGTGCACAAGTTCATTACAATTGGAACGGCAGGGTAAAGTCTGAGTGTTTCAGTTAAAGCTGCATGCAAAAAGTGCATCTTTCCCAGGGCCTCATCGGTTAGGCTATCTGCAAGTTCATCAATACTACAAGTGTTCTTCAACTTTGTTACTTCTCCAACTTCATGCACAACTTTTTCTTGGATATGTGGATGCTTGCATAGCATGTAAAAGAACCAGGAAAGAGTAGCAGCTGTTGTATCTCTTCCTGCAATCACGAAGCTGAGAATAATGTCTCTTAGGTACTTAGGATCTGTCTCATTCAATGCCAGAAACCTTGACACCATATCTGCTTTTTTCTCCTGTAAATAGATGTACATATCAAATAACAAGAGTTTAATATCTATGCTCAATTGTTGTAAATTTTTCTTACCAtttgaatcaataaaaaatactaatagatataatatttaagtaaGGGATTCAATGACTCTACTTCCTAAACTAATATGTGAAATATTAGAATTCTAAACCTGAGTCTAAGTCTAaagtataaatgaaaaaatagagtattatGTATAAAATTGAAGATCCATTAACAAATTtgtcttaaataaaaattggtaTTAATTTCATACGTGATTAtggtcttattttatttttaaaataaactaattctaattttacattaaaatttaaagattaaaaatatatttaattttttctaatgaTAAAAGTCAACAAACTTACTATATGTAACAATTTATGATTGTATTGCAGCTTAAAAAGCCTTCACATTATGAATGCCTATATTATTTACTTAGGATTACAAGAGGGGTGGCAAAAATTTTACTCACAGAAAAATCAGATTGTGATGACTTCTGCACTTGCTCTGTCTTGATTCTGATTAgtttgtaaacaaaatcatccACCTCTTTAACGCGGTTTCTAAGTACTGCCTCTGATCCAATGTTGAGAAAACGCTTGATCTTCCATAAAACATCGACATACCGATACAACGTTATAGCACTTGCTTCGTCAAAGGCATTGGAGAATTGAGTGCCTTCTTCGTATGTTCCGTATATGGTGTCCAAGTCTACACCAAGAACAATCTTAAAGACCGAGTCCAAGGTTGATTTCATAAACAGTTCCTGTCAATAAACACCATGAGATTAATATTATAcatcctttattttatttataatggaCTTCACCGCTTTGTATCAAGCATGTAACAAAATCTTACTTGGAAGTCAACTGCATTATTTGACATAGCTGTTTTTGAAACAACTCCTGCAAGTTTTACTGCATTGGATTTGAACACTTCAAGGCTAAAATCTCTCACTATTTTGGTTCCAATTTCATAGCTCGCAACCTTTCTCTGATGTAGCCACTTCTCGCCGTCCACTGAGAATATTCCATCACCTAAAAGATCTGTCAATTTCTCATAGTGGTACCAGCCCTGTAACAGCATATGAGAATAAGAATAGATGTTTATGTGTAGTAAGTTTTGAGTCATGCTTTTTGAAACAAGAtaacaaaagaagagaaataaacAACACAAGAATTTAACGTGATTCATAGTATTGTACGTTTATGTCCACATTCCTCtatgaaatatatttgaaattctaACATTCAGATGATGAAAGAGTGCTTCTACCATAACATCTTTGACAATTAGTACCTTCTCATAGTTTGCAAAGTTTGTTTTGAGGATGTATTCAACATTGACAGGATCCACAGTGTAAATTTCACTCCTGCGAAACCAAAGCAACCGGTAACTCGTGTGTTTTCTGGCAAGATCAGTCATGTAATCGTGCAGATTGCGGAAGTTGAGCAACAGGTCTAACATAGTTCCCGCAACCACATGGTACCTTCCTTTTTTGCAGATGAAACTTCTGAAAATGACAAAGACTGTTAAAGCTATAGCTGCAAAGGTTGCAATTGCAGACATTGGATCACAATGAAATTCCAAGAATCTCATGATGTGAAGATGTTAAGCTACTCAGTTTGGTCagagaagatgaagagagataatggaggaaagggttGTTATTATATGATGATTTGCAATTGGAAGGAAAGTGCTTATATAGTATACTATAGTATAGGATGATGACCATGAAGGTAGAAAAGGTTTAGTTACTAAATTGTTTTCTAAACTATTTTCAAGTAGGTATAGGTTCTCAAAGTAGAACAGCAGCTTAAAGAGTGGTTCAATTTTTCTAAATTGGGCTTACGTCACCATTACTGCAACAATAATTTTGGGTAATAATAAAGGTTAGGTgtgaatatatttattaatatgcATCAACAATAAAGATATAAGCTAATTATTAGTTATCTTtcaattattgatttttaataaaaccaaCTCCAAGTGTAATTAAATTGTCGCTTCATCTCCTAAGTTATATACTATATTAGAATGaattttgaatcaaaatatAAGGTAATACAAATtcgtttttaaaattattttttcatttgaaaatgaattttgaaacaTAATTATCGTTTTATAAACGATATTAATATTCTGATCTCAAACCTATTGAGATGATATAGTTAAAATCAATCATCACAATCATAAAAgtgtttaagaaaattaaaaaaatataaatgtatttaatttatcCATGTACTGAAACACtattaaactataatatttgaagtttaatatACCGAAACATTAATTTGAGTCATGATTcctcttttataatatttttagccCATATATGTCTTTCTAAATTATCCACATAATTAAGATTGTTGGGCCCTTAAATATATTGTTAGATGCATATAGGtatgaagaataaaaaatcgttaagaaaaaataatttcaatatcttGAAAAGTTAAACTATATGTTACTGTAGATCTTTATCACCATGATTCCCGcagaagaaataaaattaaagaggAGAGTGGTGTTGAAAAGGGTAGGAGGGGAATATTAATTGAGTTTGTTTGATTGAGAAAATTAACTAATGAAAAGATATTGTATTTACTCAAAATCATATCAAATATCGTTCTTTTAAAGTTATATACAAAAACTTGGTAGGGTTTTTCTTAAGAAGACACAAaacttatcaataaaataataaaattagtaatcTAAGACTTATTTATACACTTgagatatattaataattttgtaagataatttttttttattaaaacaagcCATCACTTACAATAACTAATATTCATTACTGTACTAGTTGAAGCTTCCTGGGTCTGTTCAGTTAAACGTTTTTcacattaattttttcttctaactATTTTagacatattttaataatgatatataagtttaatgattatgttttttaatcattttattaaattatatattttttataccttacattttgttttatttaagataagatatattttctcccttcctatttcctcttttttttcttctaatatttcctttaactttattttttgaaaccaaacaaaaaacacTAGTACATTAAAGGGATATGGCCTCGGTTACTTACGCTTATAAACACCGATTCTGTAACCGGTGCATATCCACACGAGGTAAAACCTCTATCTCTTTTTGCTTCGGTTGTCAGCCGAGTCAATATCTCATATTCTCCTGCCTCGGTTAGGACCTGAACCGAGACAGTACAGTGAAAGCAGTGTGTTGAAAGCAGAAAACGCAGAAAGCAGAAATTGAAAGCAGAAAGCAAGCATTGAACACAAACAAAATCTGATAATGCAATGTTGAAAGCAGAAAGCATTGAACACTGATAATGCACCTTGCAGGCAAATCCATTCAATGTTTGTGGAACTAAGAAAAGGTCTTTCTTCTAAAAACACGAGATCATATCATATTTATTCAATATTACatagaagaaaaacaacaacaCTAAAGTTTTGCAAGACCACCAAAAACACAAATGAAGCAAAAATCCCGCTGCGCCCAAAACACAGATCAAGCAAAAATCCCGCCGTAGAGTCGCCGCAGAGCCGCCGCGCCCTCCGCATTTTCCTCTGccgcttctcctcctcctccgccgTCATCAAACCCTAACTcgcaccaccaccatcaacatcagaAAAACCCCAATCGCAACCTGTTCAACCTCCATGGCCGCCGCGAATCAGCAACCTCAGACGACGCCGCGAATCCACAACCATCAACATCAAACCCTAACGGCCACCGCTTGCTCTTCCCTCCAGAGGCGACGCACTCAAACGAGGTGGAAGCTGCGCAGCCGTCGCACAACGAGGTGGTGGCTCCCGGCGGTAGGGTTTTCGCGAACAGCCGAAGGGATCTCGTTTTCGGAGGCAGCAATGGCGgagggctcgccgatctggaGCAGCTTggcgatctggagcggcttggcgatGGCGATCTGGAGCGACGGAGGCAGCAGTGGCGGAGGCTACAGTAGAATGGGAGAGAACGAAGGGAAGAGTGGGAGAGCACGACATAGAAGAAGTGAGAGCACGAAATATGTTGGGAGAAGTGAGAGCACGAGggagggaagaagaagatgttggGCGGTGGAAGTGAAAAATATCATAAGAGATATGGAGAAGGAGCACATGCCTCGGTTTTCATCAAAACCGAGTTAGTAGTGCTttttaggcatcggttgctGAGCAACCGATTTAATAGCTCTTATCAGTCCCATCAGCTGTAAAGTGGAGTAGGTTTGGACACCGGTTTATGCCTTGGTTTTACgtagaaccgagttagtagcacGTTTTAGGCATCGGTCATGGGGCAACCGAAGCATATACTTAAGTTATTATTACGAATCTGCCACCGtgcttttatacgcttcggtttcgcttaaaccgaagcgtatattgCGCTTTCtaatcctttttttttactagtgaaatAGGTGACAAATAGTACTAGATGTccaagcattttttttttcacatttttcatCAATTAGAGGtgttaattttattcataattaatgGGTCAACTCTAATCTACTCTTGAATAACTCTTGTTTTATAGAGTCATAAGTGAGTTGAAAAAAGTTCTAATtcctaaaaacctattttaaagtGGGTTAGAATCAGGGTCAAAATAAGTTTGACTCCACTATAAGACTTTAATTAACTCATAAATACAACACCTTTAGCTTGGATCAAAGATTGACCTAAGCTATCTTGACTTTAAGGTTGACATGAGTCCACTTGGATCGAAGTTAGAGCTGAGTTGAcctaaattaaagtttgaatcGAGTTAACTTGAACTAAAGTTTGAGTTAAGCAGGGTTGGGACAAAGGTCAAGTAGAGTCAGTCAGGTTAAAAGTCGAGACGAGACTGCCAAGTAGAAGGTAATGAAGGACAAGATAGGTCGACCTTAGTCGAAAGTTGAGAGGTAGTCTGGATCGAAGGTTGAGACAGGTTGTCCCAACTGAATGTCGAAACAGGACAACCTGGGCCAGTTTGAGAAAAGATGACTTGGCCAAAGGTTGAGACTGAACGACCCAAGCATAATGTAGATATGGTTGGCTCAGGGTCAAAAGTTAAAATGTGCCAGCTTGAGTTGAAGAATGAGATGGGTTGAGCCGTTCAGAAATGGATTGGCTCGGATCATAGGTCGAGACAGACAGACTCAGGTAAAAGGTCGAGACGGGTCAGCCTGTGAAGAAGGTTGAGATGTGCAGGCTTGTGAAGAAGATTGAGACAAGTAAACCCGGATAGAAGGTTAAAACATGTCAGTTTGAGCCAAAGCTTGAGATGGGTCAGTGCCAACGTCATGACGAGCGAGCTCGAGTTAAAGGTCAAGATGGTAAGCCCAGGTCGAAGATAAAAATGGGTTAGCTCGAGCTGAAGGTTGAAACATGTTAGCTTAGACCGATGGTCGAGATGAGTCGAAAGTTAAAAGAGGTAGGTCCAAGTTGAAGGACGAGACATGTCATAGGTTAAGACGGGTTGACCCAGGCAAAATGTGGAGACGATTGGCCTAGGTCAAAAGCTGAGACAAATCAGTTTAAATTGAAGGTCGAGACATGGTGTTGTGGGTCGAAGGTTAAGATAGGTTGATTCTAATGAA includes these proteins:
- the LOC108344917 gene encoding cytochrome P450 704C1 isoform X2; this translates as MRFLEFHCDPMSAIATFAAIALTVFVIFRSFICKKGRSEIYTVDPVNVEYILKTNFANYEKGWYHYEKLTDLLGDGIFSVDGEKWLHQRKVASYEIGTKIVRDFSLEVFKSNAVKLAGVVSKTAMSNNAVDFQELFMKSTLDSVFKIVLGVDLDTIYGTYEEGTQFSNAFDEASAITLYRYVDVLWKIKRFLNIGSEAVLRNRVKEVDDFVYKLIRIKTEQVQKSSQSDFSEKKADMVSRFLALNETDPKYLRDIILSFVIAGRDTTAATLSWFFYMLCKHPHIQEKVVHEVGEVTKLKNTCSIDELADSLTDEALGKMHFLHAALTETLRLYPAVPIDGKLCSSDETLPDGFRIRKGDSISYQSYSMGRMEFIWGEDAEEFRPERWLDESGTFQPESSFKFTAFQGGPRICLGKDFAYRQMKTFAAVLCHSYKFKLAVQNESVNYKTMLTLHIDGGLHLHASRRFELMG
- the LOC108344917 gene encoding cytochrome P450 704C1 isoform X1 — encoded protein: MRFLEFHCDPMSAIATFAAIALTVFVIFRSFICKKGRYHVVAGTMLDLLLNFRNLHDYMTDLARKHTSYRLLWFRRSEIYTVDPVNVEYILKTNFANYEKGWYHYEKLTDLLGDGIFSVDGEKWLHQRKVASYEIGTKIVRDFSLEVFKSNAVKLAGVVSKTAMSNNAVDFQELFMKSTLDSVFKIVLGVDLDTIYGTYEEGTQFSNAFDEASAITLYRYVDVLWKIKRFLNIGSEAVLRNRVKEVDDFVYKLIRIKTEQVQKSSQSDFSEKKADMVSRFLALNETDPKYLRDIILSFVIAGRDTTAATLSWFFYMLCKHPHIQEKVVHEVGEVTKLKNTCSIDELADSLTDEALGKMHFLHAALTETLRLYPAVPIDGKLCSSDETLPDGFRIRKGDSISYQSYSMGRMEFIWGEDAEEFRPERWLDESGTFQPESSFKFTAFQGGPRICLGKDFAYRQMKTFAAVLCHSYKFKLAVQNESVNYKTMLTLHIDGGLHLHASRRFELMG